A window of the Candidatus Neomarinimicrobiota bacterium genome harbors these coding sequences:
- a CDS encoding sigma-70 family RNA polymerase sigma factor has product MKTDHELIREFQNGNNIAFDELVKRHLPNTYGFFIKFTADEVEAEDLAQDVFIKMFKALKKFRFESEFKTYLFRANINMSNTYLRRNKWRNLLHLDQVPDQGYTDTTHEDEWRRKELWDAVAKLPSRQRMVVTMRIAQVMPYKEISEIMGISENSAKVNYHHAVKALKENIEN; this is encoded by the coding sequence ATGAAAACAGACCACGAATTGATCAGGGAATTTCAGAATGGGAATAACATCGCATTCGACGAATTGGTTAAACGGCACCTCCCTAATACATATGGATTTTTTATCAAGTTCACTGCGGATGAAGTTGAGGCAGAAGACCTTGCCCAGGATGTGTTCATCAAAATGTTTAAGGCACTTAAAAAGTTTCGATTTGAATCTGAATTCAAAACATATTTATTTCGAGCCAATATCAATATGTCCAACACCTATCTCCGACGCAATAAGTGGCGAAATCTACTCCACTTGGACCAAGTCCCAGACCAGGGTTATACGGATACGACCCACGAAGATGAATGGCGTAGAAAAGAATTATGGGATGCAGTTGCAAAACTCCCTTCCCGCCAGAGAATGGTTGTAACAATGAGAATTGCACAGGTAATGCCTTACAAAGAAATATCAGAAATTATGGGCATTAGTGAAAATTCAGCTAAGGTGAATTATCATCATGCGGTGAAGGCTTTAAAAGAAAATATTGAGAATTAA